One region of Solea senegalensis isolate Sse05_10M linkage group LG14, IFAPA_SoseM_1, whole genome shotgun sequence genomic DNA includes:
- the timm13 gene encoding mitochondrial import inner membrane translocase subunit Tim13, which produces MDGFGSDFSAGASGGKMDPGTIMEQVKVQIAVANAQELLQRMTDKCFKKCIGKPGSTLDNSEQKCIAMCMDRYMDAWNTVSRTYNSRLQKERAHM; this is translated from the exons ATGGACGGGTTCGGTTCAGACTTCTCAGCGGGAGCATCCGGCGGTAAAATGGACCCCGGCACCATCATGGAGCAGGTGAAGGTGCAGATCGCGGTTGCTAACgctcaggagctgctgcag AGAATGACAGATAAATGCTTCAAGAAGTGTATAGGTAAACCTGGAAGTACACTGGACAACTCTGAGCAG AAATGTATTGCCATGTGTATGGACCGGTATATGGACGCCTGGAACACCGTGTCTCGAACATACAACTCCAGATTACAGAAGGAAAGGGCCCACATGTGA